Proteins from a genomic interval of Planctomycetota bacterium:
- a CDS encoding DUF1854 domain-containing protein: MVHALATLDTTSTELTFTLDDQGRLHVLCDGVEKADDVTAVRNFPWTNPNEHVSIRNRDGDELVHVDDLNDLSRPDRQAIEGWLARNTFIPKIRRVSRLHTASAYMKWEVDTDRGATEFKVQEREDIRRLGDGRHTIRDTSGTVYELPPLETLDTGSRRVLMRVL, from the coding sequence ATGGTCCACGCACTTGCCACGCTCGACACCACGAGCACCGAACTCACCTTCACCCTCGACGACCAGGGCCGGCTGCACGTGCTGTGCGACGGTGTCGAGAAGGCCGACGACGTCACCGCCGTCCGCAACTTCCCGTGGACCAACCCGAACGAGCACGTCAGCATCCGCAACCGCGATGGCGACGAACTCGTCCATGTCGATGATCTCAACGACCTGTCACGGCCGGACCGGCAGGCGATCGAAGGCTGGCTGGCGCGTAACACGTTCATCCCGAAGATCCGACGGGTCTCCCGATTGCACACTGCCAGTGCGTACATGAAATGGGAAGTCGACACCGACCGCGGGGCGACGGAGTTCAAAGTGCAGGAGCGCGAGGACATCCGCCGGCTCGGCGACGGTCGACACACCATCCGCGACACCTCCGGCACCGTCTACGAACTGCCTCCGCTCGAAACCCTCGACACCGGCAGTCGCCGGGTGTTGATGCGGGTGCTCTAA
- a CDS encoding ABC transporter ATP-binding protein — translation MHAATSDTASFDIGEGGELAEQTITLDADAVRFGDGRVLPIGELTEAKTIEGLGVDEVQFIGADGVLATARFSRKRRREMNRFARHVQRRIDGKDNWLDRAEALEAVGDDEPADESKRVLFRLYEVARPYRWHLLGAVVFTVVSAAATVAPSIITKFLIDDAIDPGYEVDRATQIARLFGWSAAYAVAIVLMSFAMWARLRLLGHVGSHVAGDLRNKVYVHLHSLSMRYFGKHRVGSLITRVTSDTDRLWDFIVFGSIEQLRSVLLMVAAGIWMFWANPTLALIALAPLPPVAVLTWWKTKKMTDMFGRLWTYWGRLTAIVGDALPGVKVVKAFGAEGREAQKFGTRNRDFTDDELNTVNVWVNLQPVVDGVMMLTRVIILLGGGWLIIDAADRSGDHTIGTLMSFLMITGFFHMAIIEIVQKQRIVTRAATSAQRVFEVLDAKPEIASKPDAITPEKLEGKVEFEHVSFSYEGAKAALKDVSLTVEPGMMVGLCGHSGAGKSTFVNLISRFYDVTDGAIKVDGHDVRDLDLQWLRSHVGVVLQEPYLFYGTIADNIRYGRPEATDADVIAAARAANAHGFICKLPDAYDTIVGERGQSLSGGERQRVSIARAILHNPKILVLDEATSSVDTDTERQIQEALDNLVEGRTVFAIAHRLSTIRNADMLVVLDGGQIVQTGTHDELLANDDGTYAKLVRTQLRLATDGMVEQADGEPIAAA, via the coding sequence ATGCACGCGGCTACTTCCGATACCGCGAGCTTCGACATTGGTGAGGGCGGAGAACTCGCGGAACAAACCATCACACTCGACGCCGACGCGGTCCGCTTCGGCGATGGTCGTGTGTTGCCGATCGGCGAGCTGACCGAGGCGAAGACCATCGAAGGCCTCGGCGTCGATGAGGTGCAGTTCATCGGTGCCGACGGCGTTCTGGCGACGGCACGCTTCAGCCGCAAGCGCCGACGCGAGATGAATCGTTTCGCCCGGCACGTGCAGCGGCGGATCGACGGCAAGGACAACTGGCTTGATCGGGCCGAGGCGCTCGAAGCGGTGGGCGATGATGAGCCGGCCGACGAGAGCAAGCGGGTTCTGTTCCGTTTGTACGAAGTCGCGCGGCCGTACCGCTGGCATTTGTTGGGTGCGGTCGTGTTCACGGTCGTGAGCGCCGCCGCGACGGTCGCGCCGAGCATCATCACGAAGTTTCTCATCGACGACGCGATCGACCCGGGTTACGAAGTCGATCGCGCGACGCAGATCGCCCGGCTCTTCGGCTGGTCGGCCGCGTATGCCGTGGCGATCGTGCTGATGAGTTTCGCGATGTGGGCACGCCTGCGGTTGCTCGGGCATGTCGGATCCCATGTCGCCGGCGACTTGCGCAACAAGGTCTACGTCCACCTGCACTCGCTCTCGATGCGGTACTTCGGCAAGCACCGCGTCGGCTCGCTGATCACGCGCGTCACCTCCGACACCGACCGGCTCTGGGACTTCATCGTCTTCGGCTCGATCGAGCAGCTGCGCAGCGTGCTGCTCATGGTCGCGGCTGGGATCTGGATGTTCTGGGCGAACCCGACGCTCGCGCTGATCGCCTTGGCACCGTTGCCGCCGGTCGCGGTGTTGACGTGGTGGAAGACCAAGAAGATGACCGACATGTTCGGGCGTCTGTGGACGTACTGGGGCCGGCTGACGGCGATCGTCGGTGACGCGTTGCCGGGGGTGAAGGTCGTCAAGGCGTTCGGTGCCGAGGGGCGCGAGGCGCAGAAGTTCGGCACCCGCAACCGCGACTTCACCGACGACGAGCTCAACACCGTCAACGTCTGGGTCAACCTCCAACCCGTCGTCGATGGCGTGATGATGCTCACGCGCGTGATCATCCTGCTGGGCGGCGGCTGGCTCATCATCGACGCGGCGGATCGGTCCGGCGATCACACCATCGGCACGCTCATGTCGTTTCTGATGATCACCGGGTTCTTCCACATGGCGATCATCGAGATCGTGCAGAAGCAGCGCATCGTCACCCGTGCCGCGACTAGTGCGCAGCGTGTGTTCGAGGTGCTGGATGCGAAGCCGGAGATCGCCAGCAAGCCGGACGCGATCACGCCCGAGAAGCTCGAGGGCAAGGTCGAGTTCGAGCACGTGTCGTTCAGCTACGAGGGCGCGAAGGCCGCGCTCAAGGACGTGTCGCTCACCGTCGAGCCTGGCATGATGGTCGGGCTTTGCGGCCACAGCGGGGCGGGTAAGTCGACGTTCGTCAACCTGATCAGCCGGTTCTACGACGTGACCGACGGCGCGATCAAGGTCGACGGGCATGACGTCCGCGATCTGGATTTGCAGTGGCTACGGAGTCACGTGGGCGTGGTACTGCAGGAGCCGTACCTGTTCTACGGGACGATCGCCGACAACATCCGCTACGGCCGGCCCGAGGCGACCGACGCCGACGTGATCGCCGCGGCCCGCGCGGCCAACGCGCACGGGTTCATCTGCAAACTCCCCGACGCGTACGACACCATCGTCGGCGAGCGCGGCCAAAGCCTTTCCGGCGGTGAACGTCAGCGCGTCTCCATCGCCCGCGCGATCCTGCACAACCCGAAAATCCTCGTTCTCGATGAAGCGACCAGCAGCGTCGACACCGATACCGAGCGACAGATTCAGGAAGCGCTCGACAACCTCGTCGAGGGTCGCACCGTGTTCGCGATCGCGCACCGCCTCAGCACGATCCGCAACGCGGACATGCTCGTCGTGCTCGACGGCGGTCAGATCGTGCAGACCGGCACCCACGACGAACTGCTGGCCAACGACGACGGCACCTACGCCAAGCTCGTCCGCACTCAGTTGCGGCTTGCGACCGACGGGATGGTCGAGCAGGCCGATGGCGAGCCGATTGCCGCCGCATGA
- a CDS encoding SDR family oxidoreductase — protein sequence MNRPARDPGKRPVLLVTGGAKRVGAECCRHFARLGYDIALTYRNSEAEANALIAELPTKAIPIRADFTPDGVVDAVADVTEAVGEHFGRLDILLHNASLYEPSNLWDTTVEQLRRFMTAHVEAPLLLTRALVPLLKMGTDPLVCCATDIQVDRPFPEYAGYCASKAALANLVKSMARELAHTDATNAIRVNAIAPGVVEWPPGTEQAEIDTYLGRVPLGRSGEPADFAGALEALANMPYVTGQTINVDGGRSIRA from the coding sequence GTGAACCGCCCCGCCCGCGATCCCGGCAAACGCCCCGTGTTGCTCGTGACCGGCGGTGCCAAGCGCGTCGGGGCCGAGTGCTGCCGACACTTCGCCCGGCTCGGGTACGACATCGCACTGACCTATCGCAACAGCGAGGCCGAGGCGAACGCCCTCATCGCCGAGCTCCCGACCAAAGCGATCCCGATCCGGGCAGACTTCACGCCCGACGGCGTGGTCGACGCCGTGGCCGATGTTACGGAGGCGGTCGGCGAGCACTTCGGCCGGCTCGACATTCTCTTGCACAACGCCTCGCTCTACGAGCCGAGCAACCTCTGGGACACAACCGTCGAGCAACTACGACGATTCATGACCGCCCACGTCGAGGCACCGCTACTACTCACACGGGCGCTGGTTCCGCTCCTGAAAATGGGGACGGACCCCTTGGTCTGCTGCGCGACCGACATCCAGGTCGATCGGCCGTTCCCCGAGTATGCCGGGTACTGCGCGAGCAAGGCGGCGCTTGCGAACCTCGTCAAGTCCATGGCCCGCGAACTCGCCCATACCGACGCAACAAATGCCATCCGCGTCAACGCCATCGCCCCGGGCGTAGTCGAGTGGCCGCCGGGCACCGAGCAGGCGGAGATCGACACGTACCTGGGCCGGGTTCCGCTGGGCCGTAGCGGCGAGCCGGCCGACTTCGCGGGCGCCCTGGAAGCACTCGCGAACATGCCGTACGTCACCGGGCAAACGATCAACGTCGACGGCGGCCGAAGCATCCGGGCTTGA
- a CDS encoding RecX family transcriptional regulator: MPTITAISPQKRRKNRSNIYLDGKFAFGLSDSVVAARGLGIGTELTDELRADIEQGELRAEAFEAGTRLLSMRLQGESELRTKLKRRDFPPAVIDAVVEELRRLGYLNDAAFAEAKARDAAKARGHGSRRALAELRKVGVDEKTAAAAVEKVYEEHDDVAVARDLAAKKLRTLTRFDDATKKRRLYGMLARRGFDSEICATVIDEVLSGAS, from the coding sequence GTGCCGACGATCACCGCCATCTCGCCGCAGAAGCGGCGGAAGAACCGGTCGAACATCTACCTCGACGGCAAGTTCGCGTTCGGGCTCAGTGACAGCGTGGTGGCGGCTCGTGGCCTCGGGATCGGCACGGAGTTGACCGACGAACTGCGGGCGGACATCGAGCAGGGCGAGCTTCGGGCCGAGGCGTTCGAGGCGGGGACGCGGCTGCTGTCCATGCGGTTACAGGGCGAGAGCGAACTCCGCACCAAGCTCAAGCGGCGTGACTTCCCGCCGGCGGTGATCGATGCGGTCGTCGAGGAGCTGCGCCGTCTCGGCTATCTGAACGACGCCGCGTTCGCCGAGGCCAAGGCACGGGACGCCGCCAAGGCCCGTGGCCACGGCAGCCGGCGGGCACTGGCCGAGCTACGCAAGGTCGGCGTCGATGAAAAGACCGCCGCTGCGGCGGTCGAGAAGGTGTACGAAGAGCACGACGACGTCGCGGTCGCGCGGGACCTGGCGGCGAAAAAGCTGCGCACGCTCACACGGTTTGACGACGCGACGAAGAAGCGCCGGCTCTACGGCATGCTCGCCCGACGGGGGTTCGACAGTGAGATTTGCGCGACCGTGATCGATGAAGTTCTGTCGGGGGCGTCGTGA